One Lachancea thermotolerans CBS 6340 chromosome F complete sequence DNA window includes the following coding sequences:
- the PRP31 gene encoding U4/U6-U5 snRNP complex subunit PRP31 (weakly similar to uniprot|P49704 Saccharomyces cerevisiae YGR091W PRP31 Splicing factor component of the U4/U6-U5 snRNP complex), with protein sequence MSPCTQMLRPLFLTKLEQLVTKHQTSLGLRGSCNTGVSSDQKLLDRMDDEDLLNDLNDDFPTTDESEGEEIVHDGSQENTGGEIRAFLDHYEPYAFSKGQPGSAVEVSKVYAYHVGICRLMDEKSPANAMLLSLVQPVIQQEVSLLRKLIASIYDQKFPELESLIASANSYAKVVRLLETKGGGKLELQELQDTISREQLLVLSMAMHTGFRQETNLAPKDSELLMDSINVLLELCDLQDSIAQYVASLISQVAPNLCALVGPATSAALIAAAGGLLELSEMPSCNLASIGNSKRISSELDFHESGVRQRGHIYHSSLVSGQPVTIQKQALRMVCAKVSLCVRVDVSKNSPGGELGLKWRQDVLKRLRGLLDPPNLSNTKALPVPEDKPKKKRAGKRFRKYKEQFQLSHVRQLQNRMEFGKQESTTMDVFGEEIGMGMANTVRAAFASSSANNKAKLRKSMQHRVAAESQSTQDFLTLDDRSNKLMASAPEKLQNTEKQDKKAPSNTENEWYLKLLQGKRHTER encoded by the coding sequence ATGTCACCATGTACGCAAATGCTAAggcctttgtttttgactaaGTTAGAACAACTTGTGACTAAACATCAGACATCGCTTGGGTTGAGAGGCTCCTGCAACACCGGAGTTTCAAGCGACCAAAAGCTACTTGATAGAATGGACGATGAGGATTTGCTAAATGATCTTAATGATGATTTCCCAACAACTGATGAGAGTGAGGGAGAGGAAATAGTCCATGACGGCTCGCAGGAAAACACCGGCGGCGAGATTAGGGCTTTCCTTGACCATTACGAGCCGTATGCCTTTTCAAAAGGTCAGCCAGGAAGCGCTGTAGAGGTTTCCAAAGTCTATGCCTATCACGTTGGCATCTGCCGTTTAATGGATGAGAAAAGTCCAGCTAACGCAATGCTGCTAAGTCTGGTACAGCCCGTTatccaacaagaagttAGCCTTCTGAGAAAGCTTATTGCTAGTATCTATGATCAAAAGTTTCCGGAGCTGGAGTCGCTGATTGCATCTGCAAACAGTTACGCAAAGGTGGTACGCCTGCTCGAAACTAAAGGCGGTGGGAAGCTTGAACTCCAGGAGCTTCAGGATACTATAAGTAGAGAGCAATTGCTAGTGCTTTCCATGGCCATGCATACTGGCTTCAGGCAGGAAACAAATTTGGCACCCAAGGATTCAGAGCTTCTCATGGACTCAATCAACGTGCTCCTAGAGCTTTGTGATCTACAAGATAGTATTGCGCAGTATGTAGCGTCTTTGATTTCGCAGGTGGCGCCTAACTTATGTGCTCTAGTGGGCCCTGCGACTTCTGCGGCACTCATCGCTGCCGCCGGCGGCCTTTTGGAGCTTAGCGAAATGCCAAGCTGCAATCTAGCATCAATCGGGAACTCTAAGCGTATTTCCAGCGAGCTTGACTTCCACGAAAGTGGGGTGAGGCAGAGGGGTCATATATACCACAGTAGCTTGGTTAGTGGCCAGCCCGTCACAATACAAAAGCAGGCCTTGAGAATGGTTTGTGCCAAGGTTTCACTGTGCGTGAGAGTTGATGTTTCTAAAAACAGTCCTGGTGGAGAGCTTGGATTAAAGTGGAGACAAGATGTATTGAAAAGGCTGCGCGGACTACTGGATCCGCCAAACCTCTCTAACACGAAGGCGCTCCCGGTTCCAGAGGATAAGCCtaaaaaaaagagagcaGGTAAAAGGTTCCGCAAGTATAAAGAGCAGTTTCAATTGTCACACGTTCGCCAACTACAAAATCGCATGGAGTTCGGaaagcaagaaagcacCACCATGGACGTATTTGGCGAGGAAATCGGAATGGGCATGGCCAATACTGTGAGGGCTGCCTTCGCTTCTTCGAGTGCCAACAACAAGGCCAAGTTGAGGAAGTCTATGCAGCACAGAGTGGCAGCAGAATCACAAAGCACGCAAGATTTTTTAACGCTTGACGATAGATCGAACAAGTTGATGGCTTCAGCTCCagaaaagctgcagaacaCCGAAAAACAAGATAAAAAAGCACCAAGTAACACTGAGAATGAATGGTATCTCAAGTTACTGCAAGGGAAACGGCACACTGAGCGATAG